A section of the Rhizomicrobium sp. genome encodes:
- the hisI gene encoding phosphoribosyl-AMP cyclohydrolase, protein MTDVLSPAEFVAQVAFNADGLVPVIAQRAQTGEVLMFAWMTKATLERTLDTGDVTYWSRSRKKVWVKGEESGHKQRLVEAWIDCDGDVLLMKVDQIGPACHTGAPSCFYRQARLEDLPPP, encoded by the coding sequence ATGACCGACGTTTTGAGCCCCGCCGAATTCGTCGCGCAGGTCGCGTTCAACGCCGATGGGCTGGTGCCCGTGATCGCGCAGCGCGCCCAGACCGGTGAAGTGCTGATGTTCGCCTGGATGACCAAGGCCACGCTGGAGCGGACGCTCGATACCGGCGACGTCACCTACTGGTCGCGCTCGCGCAAGAAGGTCTGGGTGAAGGGCGAGGAGTCCGGCCACAAGCAGCGGCTGGTCGAGGCCTGGATCGACTGCGACGGCGACGTCCTGCTGATGAAGGTCGACCAGATCGGCCCCGCCTGCCACACCGGCGCGCCGAGCTGTTTTTACCGGCAGGCGCGACTGGAAGACTTACCCCCCCCTTGA